One window of Etheostoma spectabile isolate EspeVRDwgs_2016 chromosome 6, UIUC_Espe_1.0, whole genome shotgun sequence genomic DNA carries:
- the si:ch211-254p10.2 gene encoding solute carrier family 40 member 1 yields the protein MSKRADASQCGGVVVEFESDDIREARAKRARSIPGSALIYLKGPKFLIYVSGALSMWGDRMWHFAISVFLIELYGRNLLLTAVFGLVVAGSVLMLGALIGDWVDRNPRNKVAHASLFIQNISVTVCSIVLMLVFSYKQRIEQIWDGWLTVVCYTVVIVLADVANLASTALTIAIQRDWIVVITGYNRGHLAGMNATMRRIDQVTNILAPLAVGQVMTLASNVVGCGFILGWNLVSLIVEFFFLSRVYRIVPALSVKPPVVEVDQVFLQRVERRMSQGEGNVAQPLPLTEGNCNTGLHLKEITNLPLCFRRFRWLVSTCKDGWRAYYRQPVFLAGMGLAFLYTTVLGFDCITTGYAYTQGISGSLLSLLMGVSAITGLMGTVMFTRLRKSYGLVNTGIISSCIHLGCLLLCVCSVFAPGSPMDLSLLMPYITSNSSSELGGMASQRQKHTYPLRVGSNQPLLPDRSSIHWTNNTVLFDNVPSDTAPESYISIILLFLGVITARIGLWSFDLTVTQLLQENICESERGVVNGVQSSMNYLMDLLHFIMVISAPQPQHFGILVIISVLFITTGHTMYFLYAHKAKRKRRLDT from the exons ATGTCTAAGCGAGCAGACGCCTCCCAGTGTGGTGGGGTTGTGGTCGAGTTTGAGTCTGACGACATCAGGGAAGCAAGAGCTAAAAGAGCAAGGAGTATACCAG GTTCAGCTCTTATCTACCTCAAGGGTCCCAAGTTTCTCATATATGTCAGTGGAGCATTATCTATGTGG GGCGACCGCATGTGGCACTTTGCAATTTCTGTGTTCCTGATTGAGCTGTATGGCCGTAACCTGCTGTTGACTGCGGTGTTTGGGTTGGTAGTGGCTGGGTCTGTGCTCATGCTAGGGGCTTTGATTGGAGACTGGGTTGATCGCAATCCCAGGAATAAAG TTGCACATGCATCTCTTTTCATTCAGAACATCTCAGTGACAGTATGTAGCATTGTGCTCATGTTGGTGTTCTCATATAAGCAAAGGATTGAACAGATCTGGGATGGATGGCTTACT GTGGTTTGTTATACGGTGGTGATCGTCCTGGCAGATGTGGCAAACCTTGCAAGCACAGCACTGACCATTGCCATTCAGAGGGACTGGATTGTGGTTATCACAGGCTACAACCGAGGTCACCTAGCTG GAATGAATGCAACCATGAGGCGGATAGATCAGGTGACTAACATCCTGGCCCCACTAGCAGTGGGACAGGTCATGACCCTGGCCTCCAATGTAGTTGGCTGTGGCTTCATCCTGGGCTGGAACCTTGTGTCTCTCATTGTGGAGTTCTTCTTCTTGTCACGGGTGTATCGCATCGTCCCTGCTCTTTCAGTCAAACCACCAgtggtggaggtggatcagGTGTTTCTGCAGAGGGTTGAGAGGAGAATGTCACAAG GGGAAGGTAATGTTGCACAACCTCTACCTCTGACCGAAGGCAACTGCAACACAGGCCTGCACCTAAAAGAAATCACCAACCTGCCACTGTGTTTCCGGAGGTTTCGCTGGCTGGTGAGCACCTGCAAGGACGGCTGGAGGGCCTACTATCGCCAGCCTGTCTTCTTGGCAGGAATGGGTCTGGCTTTCCTCTACACAACAGTGCTGGGCTTTGACTGCATCACCACTGGCTATGCGTATACTCAGGGCATAAGCGGCTCCCTCCTTAGTCTGCTGATGGGTGTATCGGCTATCACAGGGCTGATGGGCACCGTGATGTTCACCAGACTCAGGAAGTCCTATGGCCTGGTTAACACAGGCATCATCTCAAGCTGCATCCACCTGGGCTgcttgctgttgtgtgtgtgctctgtgttTGCCCCTGGCAGCCCTATGGATCTTAGCTTGCTGATGCCCTACATTACCTCCAACTCCTCTTCTGAGCTTGGAGGGATGGCAAGCCAAAGGCAAAAACACACTTATCCTCTGAGGGTGGGCAGCAATCAGCCACTGCTACCCGACCGCTCCTCCATCCACTGGACCAACAACACTGTGCTCTTTGACAACGTCCCCTCTGACACAGCGCCAGAATCTTACATCTCCATTATCCTTCTGTTCTTGGGTGTCATCACAGCACGCATTG GTCTCTGGTCCTTCGACCTGACAGTGACCCAGCTTCTGCAGGAGAACATCTGTGAGTCAGAGAGGGGTGTGGTAAATGGGGTGCAGAGCTCCATGAATTACCTGATGGATCTGCTTCACTTCATCATGGTCATCTCCGCTCCACAGCCACAGCACTTTGGCATTCTAGTTATCATTTCTGTATTATTCATCACCACTGGGCACACTATGTACTTCCTGTACGCACACAAAGCCAAGAGAAAACGCCGCCTCGACACATAA